In one Terriglobia bacterium genomic region, the following are encoded:
- a CDS encoding dienelactone hydrolase family protein: MLRLTTRRFFLFSALLLAFSCAASFRAAKPQTGILFRSAVVEGLSYRYEVYVPETWTKQKKWPVILFLHGIGHRGQYPAGSSESVLARLFLGYQMPPQAIIVFPRCPEDATWIEPRMEKLALTALRQSMQQFRGDPDRVYLTGLSMGGYGTWYLASRNPGLFAAIAPVCGGVRAPKTVPLPAVSTAPDPFADVARKIGHTPVWLFHGDADDVIDVAESRHMAEAMQAVGAEVHYTEYPGVAHNSWDKAYAEAKLLPWLLSKSLRKSATN, translated from the coding sequence ATGCTACGGCTCACGACACGCCGATTTTTTCTCTTCAGCGCTCTTCTTCTGGCGTTTTCTTGCGCCGCATCGTTTCGCGCCGCCAAGCCGCAAACCGGAATCCTCTTTCGCAGCGCCGTTGTCGAGGGCCTCTCCTACCGCTACGAAGTCTACGTTCCAGAGACCTGGACGAAACAGAAGAAGTGGCCGGTCATCCTCTTTCTGCATGGCATCGGGCATCGCGGGCAATACCCTGCAGGGAGCAGCGAATCCGTCCTGGCCCGCCTATTTCTCGGCTATCAGATGCCGCCGCAGGCCATCATCGTTTTCCCCCGCTGCCCCGAAGACGCCACCTGGATCGAGCCGCGCATGGAAAAGCTGGCCCTCACCGCTCTCCGCCAGTCCATGCAGCAGTTCCGCGGTGATCCGGATCGCGTGTACTTGACGGGGCTTTCGATGGGCGGCTATGGCACTTGGTATCTGGCCTCTCGCAACCCGGGCCTCTTTGCCGCTATCGCGCCGGTCTGCGGCGGCGTGCGCGCACCGAAAACCGTGCCGCTTCCGGCGGTCTCAACCGCGCCCGACCCGTTCGCCGACGTGGCGAGGAAGATCGGCCACACGCCCGTCTGGCTTTTTCATGGTGACGCGGATGACGTGATTGACGTGGCGGAATCGCGCCATATGGCGGAGGCCATGCAGGCCGTGGGCGCCGAGGTGCACTATACGGAGTATCCCGGCGTGGCCCACAACTCCTGGGACAAGGCTTACGCCGAAGCCAAACTTCTCCCCTGGCTGCTGTCCAAATCTCTGCGCAAATCCGCGACGAACTGA
- the mutM gene encoding bifunctional DNA-formamidopyrimidine glycosylase/DNA-(apurinic or apyrimidinic site) lyase, translated as MPELPEVETVARGLRPVIVGRRIVSVALGKTDFMDDPAAIEEQLPGRRIEAVERYGKFLLLRLSARNVDGAPAALMVHLGMTGHLAALAAAQPWGKHTHACFVLDDGRELRYTDPRRFGRMALFTEAALAVEVAPLGADPLEVGEAEFCERIRSRGARIKALLLDQHVLRGVGNIYADESLWRARIHPAQTGARLTRAQAAELRRTLQEILRRAIALRGSSISDYLDAEGRQGEYQRRHRAYGREGKPCPRCKAAIRRMVVAGRSSFFCPRCQRAPRRRRRGRAKRAG; from the coding sequence ATGCCGGAGCTTCCGGAAGTCGAGACGGTGGCGCGGGGGTTGCGCCCGGTGATTGTGGGGCGGCGGATCGTGTCCGTGGCGCTGGGGAAGACGGATTTCATGGACGATCCGGCGGCGATCGAGGAGCAATTGCCGGGGCGGCGGATCGAGGCGGTGGAGCGGTACGGAAAATTCCTGCTGCTGCGGCTTTCGGCGCGAAACGTGGATGGGGCGCCGGCGGCGCTGATGGTGCATCTGGGGATGACCGGGCATTTGGCGGCGCTGGCGGCGGCGCAGCCGTGGGGGAAGCATACGCACGCGTGTTTCGTGCTGGATGACGGACGGGAACTGCGCTACACGGACCCGCGGCGGTTCGGGCGGATGGCGCTCTTCACGGAGGCGGCGCTGGCCGTGGAGGTGGCGCCGCTGGGTGCGGATCCTCTGGAGGTTGGAGAGGCGGAATTCTGCGAGCGGATCCGCTCGCGGGGGGCGCGGATCAAGGCGCTGCTGCTGGATCAGCACGTGCTGCGCGGGGTGGGGAATATCTACGCGGATGAGAGCTTGTGGCGGGCGCGGATTCATCCGGCACAGACGGGCGCTCGGCTGACGCGGGCGCAAGCGGCGGAGTTGCGGCGGACGCTGCAGGAGATTCTGCGGCGGGCGATTGCGCTGCGTGGATCGTCGATTTCCGATTATCTGGACGCGGAGGGTCGGCAGGGAGAATATCAGCGGCGCCACCGCGCGTACGGGCGGGAGGGGAAGCCGTGCCCGCGCTGCAAGGCGGCGATCCGGAGGATGGTGGTGGCGGGGCGGAGTAGTTTTTTTTGCCCGCGCTGCCAGCGGGCGCCAAGAAGACGGCGGCGGGGCCGTGCGAAGCGGGCCGGTTGA
- a CDS encoding M20/M25/M40 family metallo-hydrolase, whose amino-acid sequence MNSRRAAGVCLAVAMVLLGVRSGAARPAGEEASAFAAADAKILAEIGEHSQVMENLEYLSDRIGPRLTGSAQLQQANEWTAEMFRGYGLTNVHQEPWTIARGWTRGTARARVVSPTEHPLTIAAAGWSPSTNGAVRGPVVYVDAAKKEDFDKFRGKLKGAVVIYQEPRSLSPAAPADPYGELVHPMQKPPARPGEPALASPYAVYLEMARARTQFFKQEGVAVVLRDSSKPHGLLNMGGIGGENYEVGAIPTAFVTGEGYRLLWRMVKHGAVEAEIEISNSFSEKPVEVYNTVAEIRGTVKPDEVVILGAHLDSWDLGTGATDDGTGAMAVLEAARALAKTGLRPKRTIRFVLFSGEEQGLVGSKKYVEAHQNELGKISGVLVHDTGTGHVLTLGLHDNYQDREIVDQVLEPLGALKLQEPSMARQFGTDHASFNEAGVPGFWVVQNEAEYRNTHHSQSDTFDKAWKDDLIEGAQVLATWAYNTAELPGMLPRRAVARSAPNEAKSVAAAPDAVAAVDTKILAQVKADQGELRANLQYLTDRIGPRLTGSAKLDAASHWTEEKFKSYGLENVHLEPWTVGAAWKRGTARGRVVEPVEQELTVESYGWSPSTKGVVRGNVIGIKALKPEELEQYRGKLKGAIVLVGTPTDLKMPENPLLTPFDEMSIPIATPRVAGEKFNLETYIRMRNALLKMLQEEGAAVALLPSDKWYALPNISTASREYAPGPVPMASLTLENHHLLWRLLESGPVQAEVEIKNRFSKKPVEVYNTVAEIRGSEKPDEVVIIGAHLDSWDLGTGATDNGTGSMAVLEAARALQRAGVKPKRTIRFVLFSGEEQGLNGSKAYVAAHKEELGKISGVLVHDSGTGRVLTIGLMHNYGVRETMDRVLYPLAQSDGLVEPSLRNEGGSDHVPFDAAGVPGFWCVQENGDYDRTHHSAADTLDRVDFDALSEGAQVLAVWAYNVAELPEMLARKAAPAAENKKH is encoded by the coding sequence ATGAATTCACGGCGAGCAGCGGGAGTGTGTTTAGCGGTGGCGATGGTGCTGCTGGGGGTGCGCTCGGGAGCGGCGCGGCCGGCGGGGGAGGAGGCCAGCGCGTTCGCCGCGGCCGATGCGAAGATCCTCGCGGAAATTGGTGAGCACAGCCAGGTGATGGAAAACCTGGAATATCTCTCCGACCGGATCGGGCCGCGGCTGACGGGGTCGGCGCAGTTGCAGCAGGCCAACGAGTGGACGGCGGAGATGTTCCGGGGCTACGGGCTGACGAACGTGCACCAGGAGCCGTGGACGATCGCGCGCGGGTGGACGCGGGGCACGGCGCGGGCGCGCGTGGTGAGCCCGACGGAGCACCCGCTGACGATCGCGGCGGCGGGCTGGTCGCCGAGCACGAACGGGGCGGTGCGCGGGCCGGTGGTGTACGTGGACGCCGCGAAGAAGGAAGATTTCGATAAATTCCGGGGCAAGCTGAAAGGCGCGGTGGTGATTTATCAGGAGCCGAGGAGCCTTTCGCCGGCGGCGCCGGCCGACCCGTACGGCGAGCTGGTGCATCCGATGCAAAAGCCGCCGGCGCGGCCCGGGGAGCCGGCGCTGGCTTCGCCCTACGCGGTGTATTTGGAGATGGCGCGGGCGCGGACGCAGTTTTTCAAGCAGGAAGGCGTGGCGGTGGTGCTGCGGGATTCGAGCAAGCCGCACGGGCTGCTGAACATGGGCGGGATCGGCGGGGAGAACTACGAGGTGGGGGCGATACCCACGGCGTTCGTTACCGGGGAAGGCTACCGGCTGCTCTGGCGGATGGTGAAGCACGGCGCGGTGGAAGCGGAGATCGAAATCAGCAATTCGTTCAGCGAGAAGCCGGTGGAAGTGTACAACACGGTGGCGGAGATCCGCGGGACGGTGAAGCCGGACGAGGTGGTGATTCTGGGAGCGCATCTGGATTCGTGGGACCTGGGGACGGGTGCGACGGACGATGGAACGGGGGCGATGGCGGTGCTGGAAGCGGCGCGGGCGCTGGCGAAGACGGGGCTGAGGCCGAAACGGACGATCCGATTTGTGTTGTTCAGCGGAGAAGAGCAGGGGCTGGTGGGGTCGAAGAAATATGTGGAAGCGCACCAGAACGAGCTGGGGAAAATCTCCGGCGTGCTGGTGCACGACACGGGAACGGGGCATGTATTGACGCTGGGGTTGCACGACAACTACCAGGACCGGGAGATCGTGGACCAGGTGCTGGAGCCGCTGGGGGCGTTGAAACTGCAGGAGCCCAGCATGGCGCGACAGTTCGGAACGGACCACGCGTCGTTTAACGAAGCGGGCGTGCCGGGATTCTGGGTGGTGCAGAACGAAGCGGAATATCGGAACACGCATCACAGCCAGTCGGATACGTTCGATAAGGCGTGGAAGGACGATTTGATCGAGGGCGCACAGGTGCTGGCGACGTGGGCCTACAACACGGCGGAGCTGCCGGGGATGCTGCCGCGGCGGGCTGTGGCGAGGAGCGCGCCGAACGAGGCCAAGAGCGTGGCGGCGGCGCCGGATGCGGTGGCCGCGGTGGACACGAAGATCCTGGCGCAGGTGAAGGCGGACCAGGGGGAGCTGCGCGCGAACCTGCAGTACTTGACAGACCGCATCGGGCCGCGGCTGACGGGTTCCGCGAAGCTGGATGCGGCGAGCCACTGGACCGAGGAGAAGTTCAAGAGTTACGGGCTGGAGAACGTGCACCTGGAGCCATGGACGGTGGGCGCGGCGTGGAAGCGGGGAACGGCGCGGGGGCGGGTCGTGGAGCCGGTGGAGCAGGAGCTGACGGTGGAGTCCTACGGCTGGTCGCCGAGCACCAAGGGCGTGGTGCGCGGGAACGTGATCGGGATCAAGGCGCTGAAGCCGGAGGAGCTGGAGCAGTACCGGGGCAAGTTGAAGGGCGCGATCGTGTTGGTGGGGACGCCGACGGATCTGAAGATGCCGGAAAACCCGCTGCTGACGCCGTTTGACGAGATGTCCATTCCGATCGCGACGCCGCGCGTGGCGGGGGAGAAATTCAACCTGGAGACATATATCCGGATGCGGAACGCGTTGCTCAAGATGCTGCAGGAGGAAGGAGCGGCGGTGGCGTTGCTGCCCTCTGACAAGTGGTACGCGCTGCCCAACATTTCCACGGCCTCGCGGGAGTACGCTCCGGGTCCGGTGCCGATGGCTTCGCTCACGCTGGAGAATCATCATTTGCTGTGGCGGCTGCTGGAGAGCGGGCCGGTGCAGGCGGAGGTGGAGATCAAGAACAGGTTCAGCAAGAAGCCGGTGGAGGTGTACAACACGGTGGCGGAAATCCGGGGGAGCGAGAAGCCGGACGAGGTGGTAATCATCGGAGCGCACCTGGATTCCTGGGATTTGGGCACGGGAGCGACGGACAACGGCACAGGGTCGATGGCCGTGCTGGAGGCGGCACGGGCGCTGCAGCGCGCGGGGGTGAAGCCGAAACGGACGATCCGGTTCGTGCTGTTCAGCGGGGAAGAGCAGGGGCTGAACGGGTCAAAGGCCTACGTGGCGGCGCACAAGGAGGAGCTGGGGAAGATCTCCGGGGTGCTGGTGCACGACAGCGGGACAGGGCGGGTGCTGACAATCGGGCTGATGCACAACTACGGCGTGCGCGAAACGATGGACCGCGTGCTGTATCCGCTAGCGCAGAGCGATGGTCTGGTCGAGCCCAGCCTGCGCAACGAAGGCGGCAGCGACCACGTGCCGTTCGACGCGGCGGGGGTGCCGGGGTTCTGGTGCGTGCAGGAGAACGGGGATTACGACCGCACCCACCACTCGGCGGCGGACACGCTGGACCGCGTGGACTTTGACGCGTTGAGCGAGGGCGCGCAGGTGCTGGCGGTGTGGGCGTACAACGTGGCGGAGCTGCCGGAGATGCTGGCGCGCAAGGCGGCGCCGGCGGCGGAGAATAAGAAGCACTGA
- the dtd gene encoding D-tyrosyl-tRNA(Tyr) deacylase — MRAVVQRVSRASVRVESRVTGETGAGLLILLGVGREDTPAVAAAFAEKIANLRIFEDEQGKMNRSLLETGGGALVVSQFTLYGDARGQRRPSFLNAAPPELARSLYEEFAGKLRALGVTVGTGVFQAMMSVELVNEGPVTILLDSDKTF; from the coding sequence GTGCGAGCTGTGGTGCAGCGTGTAAGCCGGGCGAGCGTCCGCGTGGAGAGCCGCGTGACCGGGGAGACCGGGGCGGGGCTGCTGATTCTCCTGGGCGTGGGGCGGGAGGACACGCCGGCGGTGGCGGCGGCGTTTGCGGAGAAGATCGCGAACCTGCGGATCTTCGAGGACGAGCAGGGGAAGATGAACCGTTCGCTGTTGGAGACGGGTGGCGGGGCCCTGGTGGTTTCGCAGTTCACTTTGTACGGGGACGCGCGGGGGCAGCGGCGGCCGAGTTTTCTCAACGCGGCGCCTCCGGAGCTGGCGCGCAGTTTGTACGAGGAATTTGCGGGGAAGCTGCGGGCGCTGGGCGTGACGGTGGGCACGGGCGTGTTTCAGGCGATGATGTCGGTGGAGCTGGTGAATGAAGGGCCGGTCACGATCCTTCTCGATTCGGACAAGACGTTCTAA